ATATCTGCACTACAttatcatatataaaaaaaaaaacgatgatcATTGAACAAAATatcacaaaaatataaaaatcagattacaaaacaaaaattatttaaaatcGGTGGAAAATGGAACTGAACAATGAAATTTAACGACTAAAAACAATTAGTTGCTAATCGATAAAGAAATTGAATAATGTACATCATAGACAAATTATTCTGATCACCATatgatttcaaaaataaataaatagcagcagcagagaaagatGATATATAGTAAAGTACCTTGTTCGAACCTGAGATAAACCCAATTCGAATATGAGATAAACCTAATTGAAAAACAGCAGCATAGAGAGAGGCACAAGCAACAACAGAGAAACGAGAGACTCGGATTTGATATGAACAAAAAAAGAAGGGAGTAGAGCTCGAATTTGATTTCTTCGTTATATACAGTTGTAGAAAAATACTTTTgatatatgcaaaaaaaaaagcattCAAATCACTCACACGTGTAAACGAGCAATTAAAAAATCTGGTCCAAAAAACATATTTTTGAATTAGCAAAGCAATGTTCATTTATAGGTGGACTACACACTTATAGGTTTCTCCCAGcaggattaaccagtaattcctagctCTCAAAAAGTGTTTTCATTTCAATGTAATAACCACATGGACGGATGGATCTCTAAGTAAAAaataaccagtaattcctagttcTAAAAAAATGTTTTCATTTCAATGTAATAACCATAAGTGGATCTCTAAGTAAAAAATGGCACTATGTGCCATGTCATGTCATGGTCTAGTCAAGACTCAAAAGAGTCGTCTTATCTTCTCTATCATTTTGGACTTTACGTTTGAAATTGACCTTTCTTCTACTTCCCAATACATCATGTGAAAACTACTGTCATCCCATTTTTTGGTTTTTCTCCACACACAAACCCACGGGCGTAAAATCTCACGCACCCAATTTTCACGAGAAAATTTCTCGGAGATCCATATTTTCCGAAATTAGGTTTACGTTTTTTCATTAATCCCAAATTGACCTTTCGTATTTTTATTTCTCTTCGTTTTTCATCTTAAACAGAGAGAGAGGCGACAGAGAAGCTgctgatttctttttcttcaggAAACAACGTTAACATCTTTCTTTGATATTCCTTCTCACTGTTTCAATCCATATTCTAGAAATCATAACCTACAATTGTCAATTGGGAATCAATTTTTCATATCGATTTTCtgctttttgtgttgattttgggTTATTGCACCATGAtcttttttacaattttaacaaTCAATCATGCAACAATTTAATatcaattttctgttttttcgTTTGTGATTTTGAGTTATAGCTTCGAAATTTGATAGATTAGGGTTTAATTTGAGGATCTAGTTTTTTAATTGATTGGATTTATTTATATTTGGTTGCTGGATTAGTTTCTTTAATTATGCTGGATATTGGAATACCTACAGATTATAGtagttcatcaacaaaaattatcgCCATTGCTGTCGGAGAAGCTCATACTCTCGCTCTTACAGGTAATTGTGGTTTTGTTGTAAGATCACATAGAAAAAGATCGAAAATGTGGTGATTTAGCCGGTCTTCGTAGTCTGGAAATTCCTGATGTAATCATGGATTATCAAGCTAATTTCTTGTACGAACATATAATCTATGAGAGAATTTCGTTCTCAAGCCTTTTGCTAGCTGTTTTCGTAGAAAAGATTGCTAGTTCTCTGTTACGTTTTTTCTTTTACTAGCTgttttcgcaaaaaaaaaaatttgtttactAATTTATTTATATCTCTTTAGTCAAATGGGTTAAGAaatctaaataaaaaattatgaatgattcttagttTGGGAACCATTTTTATGAAATTTGTGATTTTGATCCAGATCTGGTGGAAAATTTGAGGAATATGAATATATGAGTATAGAGAAATCAGATTGCACAAGTTTCTTTTCCATTTGATTCTCTAGACTTGCTAATTGGGTATGAATTATAATGATTTTCCTTTAAACCGTTGAGATGAAACAAAATTGTAATCACTTGTGGTGGTCATGTTACTGTTGAATATGAGTACTGACAATGAACTAAGTTGAATATGTTGAATACTGTTACCTGTGGTTGTGGTGGTCATGTTGTTGTTCTGGATTGTAGTATGATGAACGGCAGTTGCAAACAACTTTTTCTAATTTAGTATTCcaatagtttttcatatcattgtATGTTCTTCACATCCTAGTGTTGTGTTGCCGTTGCAGGGGATTAGGCGGAAATGGGATATAAGGAGGCACACTTCAAATGGAAAATGACAATACCGTGATCCAAATGATTCAACCATGACAACAGTGAGATATAAGAAGTCCCTGGGAATTACAAATGAAATTTTCATTTGACTTATTATTGTGTTGATGATGATCAAGTAATTGTACTTTTCATATTGTAACATAAAGACTTATCATTTTAAAGATTTTTGtgagttattttttttttagtgtttgcataatttgttatacaACTACAAAAATTACTGCATAAACTTTTATGCATTCAAAAATGGTTGCAAAGCGCATTATACAGTCACATTTTTGTTACACTGAAATAAAATAATGACTGCATAATCTTGTATGCAACTACAAGAACAACTGCATAATCTGTCATGCATCCTAGAAaatgatgcataatttgttatgcagttgaCAAAATGACTGCATATTCTATTATGCggccaatttttttttgatgatattcaAGTCAATTGAAAAATGACTGAATAATTTATTATGTACCTTCGAAAGTGCTTGCACAACATGTTATGTTTTTTTTGGATGGTTACATAATGTTATGCAGCCACCTTTTTGTTAGCGCTGAAATAGGAAAACGactgcataatctgttatgcaacaGCAATAATGGATGCATTACTTGTTATGCACCCACGTAAATAGATGCATAAGTTATCATGCATCAGAAAAGATAGGTGCATATTAGTTAACacttaaatcaaacaaaagaaaaatagttgcataacctattatgcagctATAAAAattactgcataacttgttacgcAATCGAAAAAAagaatgcataatttgttattcattttgtttttgtaGAAATGTTAATTTTTAGATCTATACATGTTTTTAGTGGTGCATAATCAAATTAgtggatgcatgaaccaaaatatgaTTGCCCAATGTGTTATGCGTTTTTTGTTGTGACTGCATAATGTGTCGTGCATCATTCTTTTTGTTAGAATGTTATTTTGTAGACATATACatcgttttagtggttgcataGCCTAACTAGTGGATGCATaatccaaaatatggttgcataatttgttatgcatcttttgtggtgtctgcataatgtgttatgcatcctttatggtggctgcataatggtaatGTATCCAGTTTTTGAATTTTCTCCTAAAACGATAATCACCTCTGACTTTTTCCGTAAAAAATtcgaatttgatattgttgtttgtgctcGTTTTGTAGAGCTTTTTAAAAGCTTTCCAATGAGATAatatttgtaaaatttcaagacACGGTTTTTTAGATGTGTTATATTCAAGTTTGCATATCAATTATATCCCCCTGAAAAAATAGgacgcataacgagttatgcagaCTCTTACTAAGCAGATAGGAAATCCAAATATCTTCCTCTTATAAGTAAATACATTAAGGGTGACTTTTTTTATTAtctctttttataattttgaaaAATAATAGGTGTGACGTTAGCTGAAAAATATTTTGGGCTAGccaataaaaataatattttttttggggttagcctaattttcccGTACATCATCCGTTATTCTCAATAGGCCCATCAAAATAGAACACtctttcagcattttctgatctTTACCAACAACACCCTTCTTTCTTAATAACTTCTAACAAAAACCAAAAGCCTGTTTTGGTAAATTCAGCAGAAAAACATAACCAGCTCATTTTGCCACTTGATGCGCACTACCTACCACTCTTTAAAGAAGTCCACACTTCATGATCCCAATCCCATCCAGCATATTTCTATACTTCCCGGCAAAAAAAATGGAGGATACCGGAATTTCATCTCCATTACTACCGGAGCACAGAAAACAAAATTGTTGTTCTTCCAATACCAGTAGTAGCACTAATGGTGGCGCGTCGATCTCTGGGGCAGTGTTTAACGTATCGACGAGTATAGTAGGTGCTGGAATTATGTCAATTCCAGCCACACTCAAAGTTCTGGGTGTAATTCCGGCGATTGGACTTATCTTGATCATTGCTCTATTGGCTGATATCTCTGCGGATTTCCTCCTGAGGTTCACGAATTCGGAGAAGTCGACTTACGCCGGAGTAATGGGAGATTCATTCGGGAGGATTGGGTCAATGATGTTGCAGATCTGTGTCATGATTACAAATCTCGGATGCCTTATCATCTATCTCATTATCATAGGtatttaattaattcttgattTCAGTATCTTCTGCGTTtaatgaattatttttttttttgcaataacAACAAAATTGCCAGCCATTGCAAATTTCGAAAAGATATAGTAAAACGTGCAAAGCACAGAGATGCCAGtacttaattatttattatagctCGGTTGGCGAGCCATGTCGGGTTAGTGATGCTACTGATGGTGCAGGGGATGTGTTGTCCGGAACCGGAGAAGGGAGTGCGATGCATTTTGGGGTACTGAGAGAATGGTTTGGAGTATATTGGTGGAATTCAAGAGCTTTTGTGATTCTCTTCACTCTGGTATTCGTTTTGCTTCCCCTCGTGTTGTTCAAACGCGTAGgttagtactccctccgtccctgaaAAAATTGATACTTCCATTATTTTCACAATTTAGTTTAGTCTATTTTCTATGCATGTCACCTGCTGCATCATGTCATTCGCAATGCTATCATTAACTAGAAATTGTGGATCATATAGGATAAAACCGAATTTGGTGTGTCATTGCAGAGTCATTAAGATTCACTTCTGCAATATCAATTGCTCTTGCTGTGGTGTTTGTTGTTATAAGCACTGTCATGGCTGTCTCTGCGCTTTGGCAAGGCAAAACAAATAGTCCCAAATTGGTTCCTGAATTGGTGAACAAAGCTTCATTTTTCGAGCTTTTCACGGCCGTTCCTGTCATTGTGGGAGCTTTCACCTTCCATTTCAATGGTAAAGTACATAATAATCCATTTCAATGGTAATGTACATAATGATCCACTATGTACGTACTACTTGGCAGATTCAGTACATTGTTGTTAATTCAGCTCATTTATGTATATACGTACTCCTCTTGCAGTTCATCCAATTGGAGCCGAACTTGGAAAACCTTCTGATATGGTCACGGCTGTGCGTATATCACTAGTTTTGTGTTCTGCAATTTACATTTTTGTTGGATTCTTTGGGTACTTGCTCTTTGGAGAATCCATTATGCCCGACATACTAGTCAATTTTGACCAAGATTTTGGTTCAGCGGTGGGGTCAATCCTTAACGACGTGGTTCGTCTAAGTTTTGCACTTCATCTTATGCTGGTATTTCCTCTATTGAATTTCTCTCTGAGGATCAATCTCGATGGACTCCTCTTCCCAAAGTGTCGACCCTTGGCTTCTCACAGAATTCGATTCATACTGTTAAGTTGTTTAATTTTGGTGTTGGTGTACATAATAGCAATAGCCATCCCAAATATTTGGTACTTCTTTCAGTTCATGGGTTCAACAACTGGTTTATGTATTGCTTTTATCTTCCCAGGCGCAATCGTTCTAAGGTACGTATCTGCAACTAGTAAAATCGATTTTGTCTGCACATATACCACACCATACCGATCTCATAAACCATACGTTGTTCTTGTTTTGATACGCAGAGATGTTCATGCAATATCAACAACAAAGGATAAGACATTGGCTGTACTAATGATAGGTTTAGCTGTAATAACAAGCTCCATTGCCATTTTTTCAAATATTACAAGTCTAGTCGCGCGTTAAGCACAAGCAGATATCAATTTTTTTATGGCGAAAAGAAACTTGTTTTTACCAAGCAATGCAACTAAGCCAGCATTGGGGCTTTGTATATGGCTTGTTGTCGCCTAgctaatacttgtatgaatgaaTGTTACCGTGTCTTTGACTGCgattaaattctaaattttacaCAATGTACACAAATTCTTGTcaaaatcgattaataaaaaagaaaaagaaaatacatgtaaaaaaacaaaaaattggcaCTGCCAATCAGTACTTTGTATACGGATTATCGTACTGATACTTTTTTGAAGAAGTCTTGCTGCGTCTTTGACTGCAATGGCTCTCTGATGTTAAAAATGTACCTGGTTTACGTCGCCTTCATTTTGTTTTAAATCACGAGGAACCAAAATCAATTAAGGACCAGTATCTAACTTCTAACCCATTAGTGTAGACGACATGTTTAGAATTGTTAACCCTGATGGTGTGTCAGTAATTTTGGTAAGAAAAAACGTGTATCACGACCATTTGTTTAAACAATGAATGAGACAATGTACGATCTAGTTGATTAATTAACTACGGTCTACAACTCCCAATAGACAATGGACCATCAACTCTGAAACAGATAAGAAGTGAAGGTAAACCACCCAACCGTACAATACAAGGATATAAGAGAATTGTCAAATCCTCATTCACTCATTTCTTCACAACCTAGCTAGCTAAGTTCTTCAGTTTTCTTTCTGTTAACAACTTATCGAGTAACAATGTCATGGTATAGAGATCCTCAGTTGTTTATACATGGTACTTCTGATCCCATTTTTGTGGTATTTGTAGTTACTAAGAAATTTGGTGACAGCCCTATTAACCGGAGTGATCTTAAACAGAAAGAAGATTTAAATTTCTCTAAACATCTGTCTTTGGACAATAATAAAGAAAGCGATATCGACGCTTTCAAAGCTACATTTCCCACATCTGGGATTGAGAAGATGATAAACTGTCAAGGTTTGGTGATCCCCACCAATAACTACAGAAGTACTCACTGACTTTAATGAACCGTCGTCCCCAAACGCCAAACAATACATATCTTCAACATTACGTGAAAACTGTGTGTTTTGGATATCTTTAAACGTATTCTTAAGAACAGGAAACCAATACTTTCCTTTTATGCAATGTGTCTCAAGAAACTAACGATCATCTTTTCCTGCATTGCACTGAAATTTCAAAATTATGAAATTATTTCCTtaaaagttttggttttgattgggTTTTTTTTTCTGTTAAATCTACTATATGGGAGTGGCCTGTTAAGAAAGGAAATGCTATGCACAAAAAACTATGGGGCTTGTTACCATTTGCCATCTACTTTATGGAATTATTTCCTTAAATGCACCATTTACAACTGACGTAGATGTACTaagatttttgagaatttttctttaagtACTGTCATTTGTAATTGGGATGCTGTTTTTGTTGAATAACTAATTGTGTATAGTGTAAGTAGTTGTAATAGTAATCTACTTGTTAGTGGTTGTAATAGTAGTCTAACCTTGATttacattttttcttcttcccctGACAAACACGGTCTGAAAGCGTGTTGTCTTCTTCTCTTGTAATCACCATAAATATCTCCTTTGGAGATTGTTTTTATCTATCCAACGTTATTTTGTTGATCAACCGTGAGCTTCTTGACATGATATCAGAGCATCCATGGTAGAGTGAGTGCCTTTTTTTCCGATCCATCTTTACTTCCGCAATCTTAAGGTTCATCATATCCGTTTTAATTTCGACTGCCAAGTAAgagttatttatttgttttttgtttgatttgtcAAGTAAATCTGTTTTTGTTGGGTCTTACTAGATTTATTTGATCTTGAAATTCCTTAGCGATTCTATTATTGTTCTTACTTGAGTGTTAAATTAATCTTACTTGTTGTTTCGAGATCTTGTTATTTTAAAACACCTTACTACTTTGCTGATCTACAGTAATTCAGTTACTCATCAAAGTTGTAATCTTTACTTCCTATTCCCTCCGTCCCCATTATATAAGCGGAGAAGTGAGTTTctctgaaaattaaaattttttttgatttcctaCATTTCCATCATCTTTCCTGTTTTATCCTTGGTACAATTTCCAACACTAAAAACATTAGCTTAATTGTGGTGATAACTACCTATAATAAATAAGGGCAGTATATGGAAAAACCCATCTTGGAATTGAAAGTCTATCTATCTAATGGGACTACAAATTTTTACAACTCCGCCTTTATAATAGGAATGGAGGGAGTATTAATTTGTATTTGTGTTTCAAAATACGGAATTTGAACTCAATTGTCCTTGAAGGACGTCAGTGACCGTTTGATTTCCTCTATTTTGTACGGAAAATGGAGGGAGTATTAATTTGTTTTGGGTATAACTATTTTGATTTCCTCTATTTTGTACggaaaactttgtttaccaaaacaTTTTTGTCTGTACACGTTTTACTAGTTTGTGGAAATTTTTCGTCCTCGGCAAATCGTTTGCAAACTTATGGCAAGCTGCTTGCAACCTGCATACATTGTATTCTTTCTTCTTTCATCGAGATAATGTCTGCCGATAGACATTATGTTCACTGTGGAAGCAATACACGTTTTGTGGAAAAGTGTTTTAAGAAAATTGGGTTTCCTGATTGGTGGGAAACCTTTAGAGTTCAAAAGGCAGCAGCTATGAATACTTCAATGAAGAACACAGAAACTGATACTTCTTATACAATTGTTGACTCTCATTCAGTGGTTAATCCGACCGTTTTTCATAAACCAAGTAATGTTGATGCTACTGTACTTGCTATTAATTCTGGAAAAGATCATAGTTGGATTCTTGATTCTGGTGCATCGAACCACATGACGTTTAATGCCTCATGTCTGAAAGATACATGTCTGCCATCTTGTACAACTATTTTTACTCCTGAGTTACATCCATGCTATTatagaggaaaaaaaaatgaatcggCACTAATCattagaagaaaagaaaaattgggcAGCAGTGATTAGAAGATTCTTGGAGCATTATCAATTGTTCGTCATCATTCATCACAAGTCGTTAGCCGAGACGGGGTGTGACTCAGTTGGTACACCGAGTCGTTAGCCGAGCTGTTTGAAGTGGGATTTGACGTTGGTCTCGCATTAGATCCGGTAAGGATTTACCTGACCCGTTACACCTCTCTTCTAAACCCGCCACAACCCGAAAACTCCGGTTTTATTTTTACGGACCTCTGGTTTTTTGTGAGATTTAAAATTCTATAGACTGATCATGTTTCAATGTATAAATAGTTAAAACTACTCACTTGGGTTCTAATTAAGTTCGGTTTTGTTAGAAAATTTGGTTGAAAGTCATTGTAATTAGCTAGATTTGATGGCTTTGTTTCAAAATTGAAAATCATCCACTGATAACGCTTTTTCTCTAGTAAGGTTAAGAAGAAGATTAGTTGATCTTTTTTATCCtgatagaggaagaagaagatgtaaaTTGATGCGGGCGCCATTAAAGaggttcttttttttatttttatctgcTGAAAGTTCTTCTTCGACCGATAAATTGTACACCTAACAGACATACTAAACGTCCagttaagtatttggtgtaaaccaagtgtaaATAAGTAGTAAAAGCATAGATCCACAAATAAATGTTGTATACCAACGTTTTTGCTAACGGCGTTATTAACGGCCAGTTAAATATATGGTGTAAACCGAGTGTAATCCAGATTTTACGGTCTCAACCAATAGAGTCCAGCCACATGTCATCTCCAGAATAGTTCTAGTTGAAAGTTTTTATCTAGTTAATTTGAGGGGGTGTCACGCTCACCATGCAACGTGGGAGCTCATATGACTTAGTATTTTAAAGGAGGAGagattagggtttgtttttttgtttattttgcatGTCTCGTCAATTAATTAGCTACCTTTATTTCCTTCTTCGGTGTGGTGTGTATAAGATTTAAAGAAATTCATGGGCTCCCTCTAGCCAGTATGGAGAGTGTTAATTTGTGCTTATACCTTAGAATTGGAATGGCAGTGGTGGTATGAATCCATGATAATCTGCAGATTTCCCCTACTGTCGTTTCATAATGTTATCATAACTCGTAAGTAATCACGATTATAAAATTGAATAAAGAGGTACACACTACACAGTGATTGATCCCTGTTTTAATATAAAATTGAAATTCCATGATTATTCACCTgttcaaaaaaaacaacaacccaGAAATCGTTCTTCCATGCTAAATTCTAAAAGAGCAGAACAGAAAGCATTTTCGGATGAACGATGCGTGTGATATGTCTGCCCTGGAAATCTAACGGAACTGTTGCACATAATTCTTTTGCAACTAACGGCAAACCCCAAGATCTTACAATGTTATGATGAATAACAAGTAAGTTAagcacaaaaaataataataagtgCTCAAGTAAATCAAACTCACGTGACGAAAGATTCATAAATGTTCAACAACATGTGAACCATTGTATAGTACAATGACAATAGGTGCTGTTGCACCAATGTTAACACACCAGGAGTTAGTGCATTACGTGTTAGATCAACAGTAAACATGAAAGAAATACGAGATTTCCTTTGTTGTAAGAAAAATAGATGTAGGAGAGAGTATGAGTGGCGTTTGAATGATTTTGGTGTCAACCTGTTTGATCGCTGTGGATTCATTGGGTGGTCTTCGAAAGTGGATGCAGATCATCTTGATCTAACCACTATAAATCCTCGTATTGGGTGTGtacttgatttgattttaatCTTATTCCATACTTCATATCTTGATTGATGGTGCTTGAGCCATTTGTTTTAACGTAATCTTGATTGATGGTGCATAGTATCTTCATATCTAACCACTATAGCCATTTCGATAGTCTATCAATGGTTTGTGAAGGAAAAACGTGTATCACGACCATTTGTGTAATCAATGAATAAGACAATGAGCCTCTAGCTTTTAAACAATAACTTACATATCATCAACTCTGAAACAGATAAGAAGAGAAGGTAGACCGTGCGTTGTGAAGAAAATCTTATCGGTTCTTTATCCCCATATACACACCGTACAAccttttatttatattatatgAGGAGGTGAGAAAATATTCACATCCTCGCTCACTTACACATTTTATTTTACAAGCTAGATAACTAGCTAGGTTCACACTGAGATTTTCGATCATCAATTAATATTACTCTCCCTAATTATGTCGTGGTACTCAAATCCTCAGTTGTTTATATATTTATGGAAGAGTGATGATAATAATTATTCACAGTTTAGGGTATACTCGTTTGCTAAAGTAACTGGTACCACCCGATTTTCATATGATGATCCTCTTACGGAGGATGATATATGGGAAAATTCATTTGATTTCTCTGAATATCTGTGTCCGGACAGTAATAAAGAAAGCGATTTCCTCAGCGCTTTCGGTTCCTTTGAATTTGAAACTTCTGTGGGGATTAGTAAGCTTATAAACTCTCAAGGTTTGGTGGTTAAATGGGATTCTACCAAACAGACAGGTACTTTTTCTCGTGAGGAACTAAATTCCCCTTTCTGGAGTCTTCCTGGTGTTAAAACACCCGAAATGTTGATGTTTGAGAATGGAGCTCTTGGGAAAGAAAAATCCGAGTTGAAAGCAAATAATTCAAAACTCGAAGAAGAATGCAAAAGGATCAAGAAAGGGAAagaatctcttgaagaaaaagtTTCAGACTTGGAAGCAAAATTATCATCTCTTCAagatcaagtcaacaacaacaaGGTGGAGAAAGAAGCTGCAGACAAAAGAGTTTCGGACTTGGAAGCAGAAAATGTCCTCCTGAAAGCTAAAGTCAATAAACAGCAGGACGAGATAATACTAGACGGTCTTAAAACAAAGGATATACCTGCCAgtttaaaatctttccaacaaCAGATTAGGGGTTTGATTACAAAACTTGAATAAAGTTATAATCAGCGTGGCGTGAAGCTACCGTTTGAGGAAATTTGCAGGTTCACTAAAAGCCCTTTCCATTGTATTTAACATGTGCTTGCTTTTGTTTATGCTCACAAGTGATAAGGTCGGAGATTGTACAATCTATTCAGACTTGTAATCTCATCCCTATGCTTCGTTTGAGTTTACTTTTCCTACTTGGTACTTATAATTAAGATCTTCTTTTAGTCCCAAAGTCTTCGTTGAATCCACGACTTAACTTTTCAATTAACTAAGCATCTTGTTTGTTTCCTTACTTTTGTAAGGTGTTATACCCTCATAAAGTAGTCTCTGGTTTGAGACATATAGTTTTCATTCGATATCATTAATGTCCTAAAGTTCCTGGTCTCATTAGAATATGAG
This DNA window, taken from Papaver somniferum cultivar HN1 chromosome 3, ASM357369v1, whole genome shotgun sequence, encodes the following:
- the LOC113361747 gene encoding amino acid transporter AVT6C-like; this translates as MEDTGISSPLLPEHRKQNCCSSNTSSSTNGGASISGAVFNVSTSIVGAGIMSIPATLKVLGVIPAIGLILIIALLADISADFLLRFTNSEKSTYAGVMGDSFGRIGSMMLQICVMITNLGCLIIYLIIIGDVLSGTGEGSAMHFGVLREWFGVYWWNSRAFVILFTLVFVLLPLVLFKRVESLRFTSAISIALAVVFVVISTVMAVSALWQGKTNSPKLVPELVNKASFFELFTAVPVIVGAFTFHFNVHPIGAELGKPSDMVTAVRISLVLCSAIYIFVGFFGYLLFGESIMPDILVNFDQDFGSAVGSILNDVVRLSFALHLMLVFPLLNFSLRINLDGLLFPKCRPLASHRIRFILLSCLILVLVYIIAIAIPNIWYFFQFMGSTTGLCIAFIFPGAIVLRDVHAISTTKDKTLAVLMIGLAVITSSIAIFSNITSLVAR